A genomic window from Deltaproteobacteria bacterium includes:
- a CDS encoding MFS transporter, translating into MNKTTQNPMFRFLMVLTISSTIGLQAWITLFNNFAVEQVGLTGSQVGAIQSVREIPGFLTLLAVFVMLVIKEHRLSALSILFLGVGLGLTGLFPSYAGLMATTLIMSFGFHYYETTNQSLTLQYFDTGTSPWVFGKLRSIAAASNIGIGIFIYLVAAVFDFRQTYMIIGGIITAAALWAFSRNPTDQNIPPQHKKMIFRRRYWLFYFLTFMAGARRQIFMAFAVFLLVKKFHYTVREVTILFVINNFINYFLSPLIGKSIIRFGERKVLSLEYAALIFIFVAYAVVDSRWTVAALYILDHIFFNFAIAIRTYFQKVADPKDIAPSMAVGFTINHIAAVFLPAVGGMLWMVDYRIPFVAGAFFSLISLLAVQKI; encoded by the coding sequence ATGAATAAGACCACACAGAACCCGATGTTTCGTTTCCTGATGGTCCTGACCATCAGCTCAACCATAGGACTGCAGGCCTGGATAACCCTGTTCAACAATTTTGCCGTAGAGCAGGTGGGCCTTACAGGGAGTCAGGTCGGGGCCATACAGTCTGTCCGGGAGATCCCCGGGTTCCTCACTCTTCTCGCCGTCTTTGTCATGCTGGTCATCAAAGAGCACCGCCTCTCCGCCCTGTCGATCCTTTTCCTCGGGGTCGGCCTGGGGTTGACAGGCCTGTTCCCTTCCTATGCAGGGCTCATGGCGACCACCCTCATCATGAGCTTCGGGTTCCATTATTACGAGACCACCAACCAGTCGCTGACGCTCCAGTATTTTGATACCGGGACATCGCCCTGGGTCTTCGGAAAACTGAGGAGCATCGCGGCCGCATCCAACATCGGGATCGGCATCTTTATCTACCTGGTGGCCGCTGTATTCGATTTTAGGCAGACCTATATGATCATCGGCGGGATCATCACCGCGGCCGCCCTCTGGGCTTTCAGCCGGAATCCCACGGACCAGAACATTCCTCCGCAACATAAAAAGATGATATTTCGAAGGCGATACTGGCTCTTCTATTTTCTGACCTTCATGGCCGGGGCCAGACGACAGATCTTCATGGCCTTTGCGGTATTCCTGCTGGTCAAGAAGTTCCACTACACGGTCCGGGAGGTGACCATCCTCTTTGTGATCAATAATTTTATCAATTATTTTCTGAGTCCTCTGATTGGAAAGAGCATTATCCGATTCGGTGAGAGAAAGGTCCTGTCGCTGGAATATGCGGCCCTGATCTTCATTTTTGTGGCCTATGCCGTGGTGGACTCGAGGTGGACCGTGGCGGCCCTCTACATCCTGGACCACATCTTTTTCAATTTCGCCATTGCCATCCGGACGTATTTCCAGAAGGTGGCGGACCCGAAAGATATCGCCCCGAGTATGGCGGTGGGGTTTACCATCAACCACATCGCCGCCGTATTTCTTCCTGCGGTGGGCGGTATGCTGTGGATGGTGGACTACCGGATTCCCTTTGTGGCCGGCGCTTTTTTCAGCCTCATCTCTTTACTGGCGGTACAGAAGATCTAA
- a CDS encoding molybdopterin molybdotransferase MoeA, with product MAHHYHAGETVDIGLKEALSITLGTVKQVPPVTLPVEEVCGRVAAEDLFAVVDSPSATASLRDGYAVISKDIEGATKSHPVRLEMAGTSTAGDVTDRVIQPGAALKVLTGARLPGGADAVIAVEYAREEGDHVVCFRDAPAGRNVLFQGADVAIGKRLAGKGEVLTPGLTGLLAAGGISHARVIQMPRVGLVATGDEVVAPGRVLEPGQLYASNLVTLHSWLRQFRAEAKTDVARDDPDMIREAFSAMLQWADVLLTSGGAWKSERDLTVRVLEEMGCRVMFHRIRMGPGKAVAFGMIREKAVFCLPGGPPSNEMAFLQIALPGILQMGGRPPSPFQIKQMRIAETVGGTVDWTQFLHAVLERRGNEWWAVPQRLRSRLQSQARAEALIRVPEGVGELKAGEMAEVQMLTFP from the coding sequence ATGGCACATCATTATCACGCCGGTGAAACGGTTGACATCGGTCTGAAAGAGGCCCTGTCCATCACCCTCGGCACCGTGAAGCAGGTGCCGCCGGTGACCCTGCCGGTGGAGGAGGTCTGCGGCCGGGTTGCGGCAGAGGATCTCTTCGCCGTTGTTGACTCCCCTTCCGCCACCGCATCCCTGAGGGATGGGTATGCCGTTATCTCAAAGGATATTGAAGGGGCGACAAAATCCCATCCGGTGAGGCTCGAGATGGCCGGGACCTCGACCGCAGGAGACGTGACCGATCGGGTGATCCAGCCCGGGGCCGCCCTAAAGGTCCTGACCGGCGCCCGGCTCCCGGGGGGGGCCGATGCGGTTATCGCGGTGGAGTATGCCCGTGAGGAGGGCGACCATGTCGTTTGTTTCAGAGACGCACCGGCCGGACGCAACGTGCTTTTTCAAGGGGCGGATGTGGCAATTGGCAAGCGCCTGGCGGGCAAAGGAGAGGTCCTGACTCCGGGATTGACAGGCCTTCTGGCCGCCGGCGGTATCTCCCACGCCCGTGTTATTCAGATGCCCCGGGTGGGCCTCGTTGCCACCGGGGATGAAGTGGTTGCCCCGGGCCGTGTTCTCGAGCCGGGCCAGCTTTACGCCAGCAATCTGGTGACGCTTCATTCCTGGTTGCGGCAGTTCAGGGCGGAGGCAAAGACGGATGTGGCAAGGGACGATCCGGACATGATCCGTGAGGCCTTTTCCGCCATGCTCCAATGGGCCGATGTCCTTCTGACCAGCGGCGGGGCATGGAAGAGCGAACGGGATCTGACGGTCCGGGTGCTGGAGGAGATGGGGTGCAGGGTGATGTTCCACCGGATCCGTATGGGGCCGGGCAAGGCGGTGGCCTTCGGCATGATCCGGGAAAAGGCGGTGTTCTGCCTCCCCGGCGGGCCCCCTTCCAATGAGATGGCATTTCTTCAGATCGCGCTCCCCGGGATCCTTCAAATGGGGGGAAGGCCCCCTTCGCCATTTCAGATCAAACAGATGCGTATCGCTGAAACCGTTGGAGGGACCGTTGACTGGACCCAATTCTTGCATGCTGTCCTTGAAAGACGGGGGAATGAGTGGTGGGCCGTGCCGCAACGGCTGAGAAGCCGGCTTCAGTCTCAGGCCCGGGCCGAGGCCCTGATCCGGGTGCCGGAAGGTGTGGGGGAGTTGAAGGCCGGAGAGATGGCCGAGGTCCAGATGCTGACGTTTCCGTGA
- a CDS encoding DHA2 family efflux MFS transporter permease subunit, which translates to MDTTPYKWRALITVAMGTMMATMDASITTIAFPVLARVFEKDLAVVMWVTVAYILVSSSLMLIVGKISDLIGRKRIYAAGMIIFTIGLGACSAAQSIEHLILFRALQAVGAAMCISCGTAIVTEAFPVTEIGKGLGLLSMSVSIGFILGPILGGVLLNWLDWRSIFYVRVPAGAAVVIMAVMLLKKDSIRLGKAKLDLAGTVSSSAGLFCLIFGISQVKEYGPAAPRVLLFMGAALLILMLFIWIERRATDPIVDLSLFKNRVFLFAAASLFLFFVAAPAYVMLMPFYLMEGVGFTAMETGLLLTVVSMVTIVSSPLSGALSDRIGKVWLSTFGAAATATAFFLMLGFELQTGVSTLIPVLILLGIGVGSFQPPNNSAIMGAVTRERLGSASALIATQRQVGISLGMALAGAIFSERRVIHMTRISQEGAAQAEALRQSIPPAFHDALLVSVFLGSGAMILTLLSIRRKRRTQPPPAS; encoded by the coding sequence ATGGATACCACACCCTACAAATGGCGGGCATTGATCACCGTTGCCATGGGGACCATGATGGCCACCATGGATGCCAGTATCACCACCATCGCCTTCCCGGTGCTCGCCCGGGTATTTGAAAAAGACCTCGCCGTGGTCATGTGGGTTACCGTGGCATATATCCTTGTCAGCAGCAGCCTCATGCTCATCGTGGGGAAAATCAGCGATCTGATCGGACGCAAGCGGATCTATGCGGCCGGCATGATTATTTTCACCATCGGTCTGGGGGCCTGTTCCGCGGCCCAGAGCATCGAGCACCTGATCCTCTTCAGGGCGCTTCAGGCAGTCGGCGCAGCCATGTGCATATCCTGCGGCACGGCCATTGTCACCGAAGCCTTTCCGGTGACGGAAATCGGCAAGGGGCTCGGTCTCTTGAGCATGTCCGTTTCCATCGGCTTTATTCTGGGACCGATTCTCGGAGGGGTTCTTTTGAACTGGCTGGACTGGCGATCTATTTTCTATGTTCGGGTTCCAGCAGGAGCGGCTGTCGTCATCATGGCGGTGATGCTGCTGAAGAAAGACAGCATCCGTCTCGGCAAGGCCAAATTGGATCTGGCCGGCACCGTTTCCTCCTCCGCCGGTCTCTTCTGCCTTATCTTCGGAATCAGCCAGGTCAAGGAATACGGGCCGGCCGCGCCCAGGGTCCTCTTGTTCATGGGCGCCGCTCTCCTCATCCTGATGCTCTTCATCTGGATTGAACGTCGCGCAACCGACCCGATTGTAGACCTGTCTTTATTTAAGAACCGCGTCTTTCTGTTTGCCGCTGCAAGCCTTTTTCTCTTCTTTGTGGCGGCACCCGCATATGTTATGCTCATGCCCTTTTACCTGATGGAAGGGGTCGGTTTCACCGCCATGGAAACAGGGCTCCTGTTGACTGTTGTCTCCATGGTCACCATCGTCAGCAGCCCCCTCAGCGGCGCTCTGTCAGACCGCATCGGAAAGGTGTGGCTTTCGACATTCGGAGCTGCTGCAACAGCCACCGCCTTTTTCCTGATGTTGGGATTTGAACTGCAGACAGGGGTTTCGACCCTTATCCCGGTTCTGATTTTGCTGGGGATCGGAGTCGGGAGCTTTCAACCCCCCAACAACAGCGCCATTATGGGGGCGGTCACCAGGGAACGGCTCGGGTCTGCCTCGGCCCTGATCGCCACCCAGAGGCAGGTGGGAATCTCTCTGGGGATGGCCCTTGCCGGGGCGATTTTTTCTGAAAGACGCGTGATCCATATGACCAGGATCAGCCAGGAGGGGGCAGCACAGGCAGAGGCCCTGCGGCAATCCATCCCCCCTGCCTTCCATGACGCGCTCCTCGTCTCGGTATTCCTCGGGTCGGGGGCCATGATCCTTACCCTCCTCTCCATCAGAAGGAAAAGAAGGACCCAGCCACCCCCTGCATCCTAG